The DNA region CGACCCGGCTCTTGGTGCCCGCGGGGACGACGACTTCGCCGGTCCCGGGCGCGTCGCCGGTGAGCAGCCGCGTACCGGTAAGGGCGGTGGAGCCCCAGCCGTGAGCGGTGAGGGGGGTGCCGTCCTGTCGTACGGAGTAGGTGACGTCGCCGATCGCGGTGGCCGCGCCGGGGGCCGAGGCGGCCTTCGCCACCAGGGATTCGGGCAGCCGCGCGGTGTCCGGGACGAGTACGTCGGTCTCCTCCGCGCTGTCGCCGCTGCCGGACTTCATATGGATCTTCTGGTCGGCGGCGACCACCACCGGGGCCTTCGCGTAGCGGTCCGCGGGGACGGAGGCGCGCAGGCCGGTCTCCAGCAGGACGCCGCAGGCGGAGACGATGGCCGCGGCGAGCAGGAGCGCGACGAAAGTCCCGATGAACGACGAGGGCTTGAAACGGACGGCCGCCCGGGCCAGGCCGTTCGGGGCGTGCGGGGTGAACATCAGGCTGCTGCTCCTGCGTGGGCGGGGGCGGTCCGTGCGGTGAGCGCGGTCATCCGGGCGGCGATCTGCGCGGCGCCGGCGCGCGGCAGGCTGTCCGCGATCGCGCCGTCGGCGAGGAAGAGCACCTGGTCGGCGTAGGCGGCGGCCGCCGGGTCGTGGGTGACCATCACGACGGTGGCGCCGAGGCCGTCCACCGCGTTGCGGAGCAGGGCGAGGATCTCGGCGGCGGTGGTGGTGTCGAGGGCGCCGGTCGGCTCGTCGGCGAAGATCACGTCGGGCCGGGTGACCAGGGCGCGGGCGACGGCGACGCGCTGCTGCTGACCGCCGGAGAGCTGGCCGGGGCGGCGGTCACCCTTGTCGCCGAGGCCGACCCGGGTGAGCATCTCGGTGGCCTCGCGGCGGCTGCGGGCGGAGCCGGTGCGCTGTCCGGCCAGGCGCATGGGCAGGACGACGTTCTGCTCGACCGTCAGGGACGGCAGCAGGTTGAAGGCCTGGAAGACGAAGCCGAGGCGGGTGCGGCGCAGTTCGGTGAGCCGGTTCTCGCTCATGCCGGTGATCTCGGTGCCGCCGAGGCGTACGGAGCCCTCGGTGGGGCGGTCGAGTCCGGCCGCGCACTGGAGGAAGGTCGACTTCCCGGAGCCGGAGGGACCCATGACGGCGGTGAAGGTGGAGCGCGGGAGGGCGAGGTCGATGCCCCGCAGCGCGTGGACGGCGGAGCTGCCCCGGCCGTACTGCCTGCGGACACCGCGCAGTTCGACGGCGAGGTCCGCGGGCCCGGACCCCTGATGGATGTCCGTCGTGTACTGCCTGTCCTGCGCGCGCTGCCTGGTGCGTCGCAGCCCCATGGTGTCCGCCTTCCGTTGCTCATCGG from Streptomyces sp. NBC_01591 includes:
- a CDS encoding ABC transporter ATP-binding protein; the protein is MGLRRTRQRAQDRQYTTDIHQGSGPADLAVELRGVRRQYGRGSSAVHALRGIDLALPRSTFTAVMGPSGSGKSTFLQCAAGLDRPTEGSVRLGGTEITGMSENRLTELRRTRLGFVFQAFNLLPSLTVEQNVVLPMRLAGQRTGSARSRREATEMLTRVGLGDKGDRRPGQLSGGQQQRVAVARALVTRPDVIFADEPTGALDTTTAAEILALLRNAVDGLGATVVMVTHDPAAAAYADQVLFLADGAIADSLPRAGAAQIAARMTALTARTAPAHAGAAA